A window of Candidatus Jettenia caeni contains these coding sequences:
- a CDS encoding Na+/H+ antiporter, translating to MPIENILLLVAVLIFVSVVSSKLSDKFGIPILLLFLVIGMLAGSEGIGGIYFDDAMLAKSVGVVALIFIIFSGGLDTKWKDTKSVILPGAILSTAGVLMTAIFTGFFAVHILKFSLLEGMLLGSIVSSTDAAAVFSVLRSKRISLKQPLKPLLEFESGSNDPMAIFLTVGFISILTVENMSIAALIPKFMLDMSVGSLVGYFMAKFIIFFINRLKLGYEGLYPVIMISLVLLTYVIAVFLKGNGILAVYLAGLMLGKAEFPHKKTIIRFHDGLAWLAQIVMFITLGLLVFPSHIVPLIGAGSLLTFLLMVVARPVSVLLCLLPFNMNMRQKVLVAWVGLRGSVPIILATFPFMAGIPQADTIFNIVFFVVIASVFIQGTSIPILSKILKLDVPLAYKMHYPIEFEKTADIDAELIDVIVPFDSEVVGKRISDLDIPKKCLIALICRDGKFVIPSGSMVIESGDVLLVLANTADFLVFQQTLAHLKKEG from the coding sequence ATGCCGATCGAAAATATTTTATTATTGGTTGCGGTATTGATATTCGTAAGCGTCGTTTCAAGTAAGCTTTCCGATAAGTTTGGAATTCCTATCTTGTTACTATTTTTGGTAATCGGGATGCTTGCCGGTTCAGAAGGAATAGGTGGTATTTATTTTGATGATGCGATGTTAGCCAAGTCCGTTGGCGTTGTGGCCCTCATCTTTATTATTTTTTCCGGAGGGCTTGATACCAAATGGAAAGACACTAAATCAGTTATTTTGCCGGGAGCCATCCTTTCGACGGCAGGGGTTTTAATGACCGCAATCTTTACAGGGTTCTTTGCCGTCCATATCCTAAAATTTTCTCTTTTGGAAGGAATGCTGCTTGGTTCCATAGTTTCTTCAACTGATGCCGCCGCTGTATTCAGTGTTTTAAGGTCTAAACGAATAAGCCTGAAACAGCCTTTGAAGCCGCTGCTTGAGTTTGAGTCTGGCAGTAATGACCCGATGGCTATTTTTTTGACTGTCGGATTTATCAGTATCCTGACGGTGGAAAATATGAGTATTGCCGCCTTGATTCCCAAATTTATGCTGGATATGAGTGTGGGATCTCTCGTAGGTTATTTCATGGCGAAATTTATTATATTCTTCATTAACCGTCTGAAGCTGGGATACGAAGGACTTTATCCGGTAATAATGATTTCGCTCGTGCTGCTAACATACGTAATTGCAGTTTTTCTGAAAGGCAACGGAATCCTTGCGGTATATCTTGCCGGTTTAATGCTGGGGAAGGCAGAGTTTCCACATAAAAAGACGATCATAAGATTTCACGATGGTTTGGCTTGGCTTGCGCAAATTGTAATGTTTATAACACTGGGATTGCTTGTTTTTCCTTCGCATATTGTTCCATTAATAGGGGCAGGGTCTTTGCTTACATTTCTTCTTATGGTAGTTGCTCGCCCTGTTAGTGTATTGTTGTGTCTGTTGCCGTTTAACATGAATATGCGACAGAAAGTTCTGGTTGCTTGGGTTGGTCTTCGGGGATCGGTTCCGATTATCCTGGCGACATTTCCTTTTATGGCAGGCATCCCACAGGCAGATACTATTTTTAATATCGTATTTTTTGTCGTTATTGCGTCAGTTTTTATCCAAGGAACGTCTATTCCGATCCTTTCAAAAATATTGAAGCTGGACGTTCCCTTGGCTTATAAGATGCATTATCCCATCGAATTCGAAAAGACAGCGGATATCGATGCCGAATTGATAGATGTTATTGTTCCATTTGACTCAGAAGTGGTGGGTAAGAGAATTAGCGATTTAGATATTCCAAAGAAATGCCTTATTGCGCTTATTTGTCGGGACGGTAAATTTGTTATACCATCAGGATCTATGGTTATAGAAAGTGGTGATGTCTTGCTGGTACTAGCAAATACAGCTGATTTTTTGGTTTTTCAACAAACGCTGGCGCATCTTAAAAAAGAAGGGTAA
- a CDS encoding cysteinyl-tRNA synthase — translation MALKFYNSLTKKKEIFTPLHEGRVTLYVCGPTVYDHPHIGHAKSYVSFDVIVRYLRYLGYKVRYVQNITDVGHLTDNADTGEDKIVKRAQRERVEPAELVEIYTRSYFEDMDALNNVRPDISPRATAHIPEQIELLEKLIEKGYAYVSHGSVYFEVQKFKEYGKLSGRKQEELDAGARIEINPEKRYPSDFALWKRAEPGHIMRWKSPWGEGFPGWHLECSAMSMKYLGPTLDIHGGGLENTFPHHECEIAQSEAANDQPFVRYWIHNNMVTVNGQKMGKSLGNFITLKDAFKKYRPLTVRFFILTTHYRSPLDFSNEALDAADKGLERLYNTIQHLRERLAHAQDGSTPSHLYERLEHHKKAFMEAMDEDINTSDAIAVLFDVSKEVNTLLNSGEEIGKKCLEDIHALYQQLGGDILGIIPNVLESEQKGETDTLKNIMGVLIDTRCELRKAKQWQLSDFIRNKLLEIGITLEDKPDGTVWRKIK, via the coding sequence ATGGCGCTAAAATTTTATAATTCCCTAACGAAAAAAAAGGAAATTTTTACACCGTTACATGAGGGACGTGTTACTCTGTATGTGTGCGGTCCTACCGTTTATGATCATCCCCATATCGGGCATGCCAAGAGTTATGTTAGTTTTGATGTGATTGTCCGCTATCTTCGTTATTTAGGCTATAAGGTACGCTATGTGCAAAATATTACAGACGTAGGACATCTTACCGATAATGCAGACACGGGTGAAGATAAAATCGTCAAACGTGCGCAAAGAGAGCGTGTGGAACCTGCAGAACTTGTTGAAATATATACACGAAGTTACTTCGAGGATATGGATGCATTGAACAATGTAAGGCCTGATATTTCACCACGGGCAACAGCACACATTCCCGAGCAAATTGAGCTTTTAGAGAAATTAATTGAAAAAGGGTATGCTTACGTATCGCACGGTTCTGTTTATTTTGAAGTCCAAAAATTTAAAGAATATGGAAAACTCTCGGGAAGAAAACAAGAAGAACTTGATGCAGGAGCCAGGATAGAAATAAACCCTGAGAAACGATACCCATCCGATTTTGCCCTGTGGAAGAGGGCAGAGCCAGGCCATATCATGAGGTGGAAAAGCCCTTGGGGAGAAGGCTTTCCCGGATGGCACCTTGAATGTTCTGCCATGTCAATGAAATATTTGGGACCGACTTTAGACATTCATGGAGGCGGATTAGAAAATACCTTTCCCCATCACGAATGCGAAATCGCACAAAGTGAGGCAGCAAACGATCAGCCATTTGTCAGATACTGGATACACAATAATATGGTTACCGTAAACGGTCAAAAGATGGGAAAATCCCTTGGTAATTTTATCACCCTCAAGGATGCCTTTAAGAAGTACCGCCCGTTAACGGTGAGGTTCTTTATTCTTACAACTCATTATCGCAGCCCGTTAGATTTCAGCAATGAGGCGCTTGATGCCGCAGATAAGGGCCTTGAACGCCTGTATAATACCATTCAACATTTACGGGAGCGGTTAGCGCATGCACAGGATGGTTCGACCCCATCTCACCTTTATGAAAGATTAGAACACCATAAAAAAGCGTTTATGGAAGCAATGGATGAGGACATCAATACTTCCGATGCCATTGCCGTACTCTTTGATGTATCGAAAGAAGTTAATACGCTCCTCAATTCCGGTGAAGAGATCGGCAAAAAGTGTTTAGAAGACATTCATGCACTTTACCAGCAACTTGGTGGTGATATTCTTGGCATCATACCGAATGTCCTCGAGTCTGAACAGAAAGGTGAAACAGATACCCTGAAAAATATCATGGGCGTGCTTATAGATACCCGGTGTGAGTTGCGTAAGGCAAAACAATGGCAATTGTCAGATTTTATTCGTAATAAACTCCTGGAAATAGGTATTACCCTGGAGGACAAACCGGACGGTACGGTATGGAGAAAGATAAAATAA